In one Desulfomicrobium macestii genomic region, the following are encoded:
- the ald gene encoding alanine dehydrogenase, whose translation MIVGVLKEIKAQENRVCMTPAGVEVMKQHGHEVLVEASAGIGSGFSDADYVAAGARIVAAPAEVYAQSDMVMHVKEPQPSEYAMVKPGQIVFTYFHFAADEKLTREFMKTGSVAIAYETVTGPHGGLPLLTPMSEVAGRMAAQEAAKYNERVHGGRGILLGGVTGVAPATVLVIGGGIVGTNAAMMAAGLGAKVYILDMNLDRLRYLSEIMPKNCTPLMSSPAMIRELAAQADAIIGAVLVVGAKAPKLITREMFKDMKPGCVLVDVAIDQGGCFETSKATTHSDPIYEVDGIIHYCVANMPGAVPITSTMALTNATLPYALQIADKGWKTACKENSGLKNGLNMVGDKITFKGVAEAFGLPHTPADSCL comes from the coding sequence ATGATTGTCGGAGTTCTCAAGGAAATCAAGGCGCAGGAAAACCGGGTCTGCATGACTCCGGCCGGGGTTGAAGTCATGAAGCAGCACGGGCACGAGGTGCTGGTGGAGGCTTCGGCCGGTATCGGCAGCGGGTTTTCCGACGCCGACTACGTGGCGGCGGGTGCACGAATCGTCGCGGCTCCGGCCGAGGTCTACGCCCAGTCCGACATGGTCATGCACGTCAAGGAGCCGCAGCCGTCCGAGTACGCGATGGTCAAGCCCGGGCAGATCGTCTTCACCTATTTTCACTTCGCGGCCGACGAGAAGCTGACCCGCGAATTCATGAAGACCGGCTCCGTGGCCATTGCCTACGAGACCGTGACCGGCCCTCACGGCGGTCTGCCGCTCTTGACCCCCATGAGCGAGGTGGCCGGGCGCATGGCGGCCCAGGAAGCGGCCAAGTACAATGAGCGCGTGCACGGCGGGCGCGGCATCCTGCTCGGCGGCGTGACCGGCGTGGCCCCGGCCACGGTGCTGGTCATCGGCGGTGGCATCGTCGGGACCAACGCGGCCATGATGGCGGCCGGTCTTGGCGCGAAGGTCTACATCCTGGACATGAACCTCGACCGCCTGCGCTACCTGTCCGAAATCATGCCCAAGAACTGCACGCCGCTGATGAGTTCCCCGGCCATGATCCGCGAACTGGCCGCTCAGGCCGACGCCATCATCGGCGCGGTATTGGTGGTGGGGGCCAAGGCTCCAAAGCTCATCACCCGGGAGATGTTCAAGGACATGAAACCCGGCTGCGTGCTGGTTGACGTGGCCATCGACCAGGGCGGCTGCTTCGAGACCTCCAAGGCGACCACCCACTCCGATCCGATCTACGAGGTGGACGGCATCATCCACTACTGCGTGGCCAACATGCCCGGAGCGGTTCCGATCACCTCGACCATGGCCCTGACCAACGCGACCCTGCCGTACGCCCTGCAGATCGCGGACAAGGGCTGGAAGACCGCCTGCAAGGAAAATTCGGGCCTTAAAAACGGCCTGAACATGGTCGGCGACAAGATCACCTTCAAGGGCGTCGCCGAAGCCTTCGGCCTGCCCCACACCCCCGCCGACTCCTGCCTCTAG
- a CDS encoding ABC transporter ATP-binding protein, protein MLEFREVTLRRAGRVILDRVNLTVSPGEHLALTGPSGAGKSTLLKVALLFEPVDAGAVLWNGQEVTVADLGAHRSRFLYIGQKPLPFEGTAGEYLNLPFTFAANHALHADQVEQDRLMEALGLDPALKKSPYARLSGGEQQRLTIIQGLQLERSFCLLDEITSSLDQESMRAVVGFFARDKARTVLAVTHNREWLEFGFAEVSLESGKLWRRE, encoded by the coding sequence ATGCTGGAATTTCGCGAGGTGACCCTGCGCCGCGCCGGGAGAGTGATATTGGACCGGGTGAACCTCACCGTGTCCCCGGGTGAACATCTGGCCCTGACCGGACCGTCGGGTGCCGGCAAATCCACGCTGCTCAAGGTCGCCCTCCTGTTCGAGCCCGTGGATGCAGGCGCCGTCCTGTGGAACGGACAGGAGGTCACGGTAGCAGACCTCGGGGCCCATCGCTCCCGCTTTCTGTACATCGGCCAGAAGCCCCTGCCCTTCGAAGGCACGGCCGGGGAATATCTGAACCTGCCTTTCACCTTTGCCGCCAATCACGCCCTGCATGCGGACCAGGTGGAGCAGGACCGGCTCATGGAGGCCCTGGGACTTGACCCGGCCTTGAAGAAAAGCCCGTACGCCAGGCTGTCCGGAGGAGAACAGCAGCGCCTGACCATCATCCAGGGCCTGCAACTTGAGCGCAGCTTCTGCCTCTTGGACGAGATCACCTCCAGCCTGGATCAGGAATCCATGCGCGCCGTGGTCGGCTTTTTTGCCCGGGACAAGGCCCGAACGGTGCTGGCCGTGACCCACAACCGCGAATGGCTGGAGTTCGGCTTCGCCGAGGTCAGCCTTGAATCCGGAAAGCTCTGGAGGCGCGAATGA
- a CDS encoding ABC transporter permease produces MNETMVISIPALLMFSVILVFPVLIFRHLRLRLTRDLLISMVRMSVQLALVAVYLEYIFRLDMLPVNVAWVLVMIVVATGSILRQSLLSWRKCLWTILPAHLLTALLILAGFLLVFDLATISSARYLVPLMGMVLGNILRSNVVALDRFFSELRAGVDVHIQYLTLGASRAEAVRPFLRNALRAAVGPQIGTVATMGIVSLPGMMTGQILGGSSPAVAIVYQIMIMIAIFTAATVSSFLAVHFARKVAFDPCGRLNEDIFLRRP; encoded by the coding sequence ATGAACGAGACAATGGTCATTTCCATCCCGGCCCTGCTCATGTTTTCCGTGATCCTGGTATTCCCGGTGCTCATCTTCCGTCATCTGCGCCTGCGCCTGACCCGGGACCTGCTCATCTCAATGGTGCGCATGTCCGTGCAACTGGCGCTGGTGGCCGTCTATCTGGAGTACATCTTCAGGCTCGACATGCTGCCGGTCAACGTGGCCTGGGTGCTGGTCATGATCGTCGTGGCCACGGGGTCGATCCTGCGCCAGAGCCTGCTGTCGTGGAGGAAATGCCTGTGGACGATCCTGCCCGCCCACCTGCTGACCGCGCTGCTGATCCTGGCCGGTTTCCTGCTGGTCTTCGATCTGGCCACCATCTCCTCGGCCCGCTATCTGGTCCCGCTCATGGGCATGGTGCTGGGCAACATTCTGCGCAGCAACGTCGTGGCTCTGGACCGCTTTTTCTCCGAATTGCGCGCGGGGGTCGATGTGCACATCCAGTACCTGACCCTGGGCGCAAGCCGCGCGGAAGCGGTGCGCCCCTTTCTGCGCAACGCCCTGCGCGCCGCCGTCGGGCCGCAGATCGGGACGGTGGCGACCATGGGCATCGTCTCTCTGCCGGGCATGATGACAGGTCAGATTCTGGGCGGCTCATCCCCGGCCGTGGCCATCGTCTACCAGATCATGATCATGATCGCGATTTTCACCGCCGCCACGGTCTCGTCGTTTCTGGCCGTGCACTTCGCCCGGAAGGTGGCCTTCGACCCATGCGGACGGCTCAATGAGGACATTTTTCTAAGGCGTCCCTGA
- a CDS encoding GyrI-like domain-containing protein: MQIKRKNIPAATVLEAGATLTIPEIAAFAGKIIPMLLAEIENRGMALTGPCIFTYDGCDGSPDKEFSLKVSFPVDACRGQGAFICHEVPAHECLCTDYRGPISGVGIAWTAFTPQALQQGLALQPLGREVYVHWEGMNSEDNLTELQIPLQN, from the coding sequence ATGCAAATCAAGCGCAAGAACATCCCCGCCGCCACGGTCCTTGAAGCCGGAGCCACACTGACAATCCCGGAAATCGCGGCCTTTGCCGGCAAGATCATCCCCATGCTCCTGGCGGAGATCGAAAACAGAGGCATGGCCCTGACCGGTCCGTGCATCTTCACCTACGATGGCTGCGACGGCTCCCCGGACAAGGAATTTTCCCTGAAGGTATCCTTCCCCGTGGACGCCTGCCGTGGTCAGGGCGCGTTCATCTGCCACGAGGTTCCCGCCCACGAATGCCTGTGCACGGACTACAGGGGGCCCATAAGCGGAGTCGGCATCGCCTGGACCGCCTTCACCCCGCAGGCCCTGCAGCAGGGACTTGCCCTGCAGCCCCTGGGCCGCGAGGTTTACGTGCACTGGGAGGGCATGAACAGCGAGGACAACCTAACGGAGCTTCAGATACCTCTGCAGAATTGA
- a CDS encoding HDOD domain-containing protein, with product MLKRIEQVLPGEVLAADLMDPAGRLLFPKGATLSESAIAALGQRGVADVEIEDERVTLSAEQLRLAAEHARRFYAGHDLGVPPGPILLGLRTEAEAQRIERGLPPLLRDCRGPAGPVHLPRELPMFCLDSFDPPQLAAVAQDLNLALSEPDPSSKKIVEIITHSPGLTAKLLRLVNTPIYGFQGKVETVSRAVAIVGLREVGMLASSLLMVDQFGVIPKSVIEMRTFLEHSLGCALTCKALAESTGLAQPEQAFVAGLLHDIGRLYFFTSFPERSRYCIDSALRHKRPLMTEEALFFGIDHADMGERLLDGWRMPSGLSRTVGCHHDPARATGLPLAGIVHLADLLTHAMGLGCSGECGPPEARPEVMDIVPIQPGQMADIAVRIETQLGLIMGAFQ from the coding sequence ATGCTTAAACGCATCGAGCAGGTCCTGCCCGGTGAAGTCCTGGCGGCCGACCTCATGGACCCGGCAGGCCGCCTGCTCTTTCCCAAGGGGGCGACGCTGTCGGAAAGCGCCATCGCGGCCCTTGGGCAACGCGGGGTCGCGGACGTCGAGATCGAGGACGAACGCGTGACCCTGAGCGCCGAACAGTTGAGACTGGCCGCCGAGCATGCACGCAGATTCTATGCCGGGCACGACCTTGGCGTCCCGCCCGGCCCGATCCTGCTCGGCCTGCGCACCGAAGCCGAAGCCCAACGCATCGAAAGAGGACTCCCCCCGCTGCTGCGCGATTGCAGGGGGCCCGCCGGACCGGTGCATTTGCCCCGGGAACTGCCCATGTTCTGCCTGGACAGCTTCGATCCCCCACAGCTGGCCGCCGTGGCCCAGGACCTCAATCTGGCATTGAGCGAGCCCGACCCCTCCAGCAAGAAGATCGTCGAGATCATCACCCACAGCCCCGGACTCACGGCCAAGCTCCTGCGACTCGTCAACACGCCGATCTACGGCTTCCAGGGCAAGGTCGAAACCGTTTCCCGGGCCGTGGCCATCGTCGGCCTGCGCGAAGTGGGCATGCTCGCCTCCAGCCTGCTCATGGTCGATCAGTTCGGGGTCATCCCAAAATCAGTGATCGAGATGCGGACCTTTCTCGAACACAGTCTCGGCTGCGCCCTGACCTGCAAGGCGCTGGCGGAAAGCACCGGACTGGCACAGCCGGAACAGGCGTTTGTAGCCGGGCTGCTGCACGACATCGGGCGGCTCTATTTCTTCACGTCCTTTCCCGAGCGCTCCCGCTATTGCATAGACAGCGCCCTAAGGCACAAACGCCCGCTGATGACCGAGGAAGCTCTTTTCTTCGGCATAGACCATGCGGACATGGGCGAGCGCCTTCTGGACGGATGGCGGATGCCCTCCGGCCTGAGCCGGACCGTAGGCTGCCACCACGATCCCGCGCGGGCCACGGGCCTGCCCCTCGCAGGCATCGTGCATCTGGCAGACCTCTTGACCCACGCCATGGGTCTGGGCTGCAGCGGTGAATGCGGTCCGCCCGAAGCCCGCCCGGAGGTCATGGATATCGTACCGATCCAGCCTGGGCAGATGGCCGACATCGCGGTCCGCATCGAGACCCAGCTCGGCCTTATCATGGGTGCGTTTCAGTGA